The DNA region tttcagaacatAGAAACCCGTTGGAATGCTAACCTTTTGTATTATCTCCAAAAAGCGTAGATCAAGATCTTGAAATTTGCTAGGTTTGACAAAttatcttaaaattttcttctttTCCAACGTTTACCGTTTTTATAGCATCGCAAAATGAACTGTTAAATTTgagctcctagacccacattaatccaaatttatatttatatcagtttttttttaatttatttataattcaaGAAAACAATTAATCCATTACAAAATGGTTAACAAATATGAATTTAATAtgtattattttaataataatttgaaataaatgcaaCTAGTTCATCGCTGTTTAATATAAtgcattaattaaaataaatttaacataaaaattaaaaatgggtaattctctaccaactcacacgaaatcgggaaaagttgccccgacccctcttcgatttgcgtgaaactttgtcctaaggggtaacttttgtccctgatcacgaatccgaggtccgttttttgatatctcgtgacggaggggcggtacgaccccttccatttttgaacatgcgaaaaaagaggtgtttttcaaaaatttgtagtctgaaacggtgatgagatagaaatttggtgtcaaaggaacttttatgtaaaattagacgcccgatttgatggcgtactcagaattccgaaaaaacgtatttttcattgaaaaaaacactaaaaaagttttaaaaattctcccattttccgttactcgaccataaaaaattttagaacatgtcattttatgggaaatttaatgtacttttcgaatctacattgacccagaagggtcattttttcatttagaacaaaaattttcattttaaaatttcgtgttttttctaactttgcagggttattttttagagtgtaacaatgttctacaaagttgtagagcagacaattacaaaaattttgatatatagacataagggatttgcttataaacatcacgagttatcgcgattttacgaaaaaaaaattttgaaaaagtaactttttgcgtttctctttgtttcgtcgtccgtgtctgtcgcgggtgaccatgaacggccgtgatcgatgacgaccaactttttcaaaacttttttttcgtaaaatcgcgataactcgtgatgtttataagcaaatcccttatgtctatatatcaaaatttttgtaattgtctgctctacaactttgtagaacattgttatactctaaaaaataaccctgcaaagttagaaaaaacacgaaattttaaaatgaaattttttgttctaaatgaaaaaactaacttaatccacctatgtggttggagccttcctcacaacaatggctatACACAAgtgtcatctattttttagatccggcttccaaaaagtacatcgatatcacttaagtggccatatctcgagacagggttgtcagatcttcaatgttttagactcgttggaaaggtcttttgataacctaaccaacaataggtcggatggtggatccggacatagtttacatacatttaagtgagatccggcttcagaaaagtacatcaatatcacttaaggggccatatctcgagacagggttgccagatcttcaatgttttagactcgttggaaaggtcttttgataatctaaccaacgaagggtcggatgatggacccggacatagtttacatacatttaagggagatctggcttcaaaaatgtacatcaatatcactgaagtggccatatctcgagacagggttgccagatcttcaatgttttacactcgttggaaaggtcttttgataacccaaccaacgTCGGTTCGGatagtggacccggacatagtttacatacatttaagtgagatccggcttcaaaaaagtacatcaatatcacttaagtggccatatctcgagacagggttgccagatcttcaatgttttagactcgttggaaaggtcttttgataatctatccaacgatgggtcggatgatggacccggatatagtttacatacatttaagtgagatccggcttcacaaaagtacatcaatatcacttaagtggccatatctcgagacagggttgccagaccttcaatgttttacactcgttggaaaggtcttttgataacccaaccaacgttgggtcggatagtggagccggacatagtttacatacatttaagtgagatccggcttcaaaaaagtacatcaatatcaattaagtggccatatctcgagacagggttgccagatcttcaatattttggactcgttggaaaggtcttttgatgacctaaccaacgatgggtcggatgatggacccggacatagtttacatacatttaagtgagatccaaatatatgtgaaaacacatttttatacataacttttgaactacttatcgaaacttcaatctgtataaaactcgatctatgggaccctaaaccaagtcgaatgcaacaagttcgggtcaaatcggttcagccagtgccgagaaacatgagctagtttgttggtcacatacatacatacacacacacatacacacacatacacacacacatacacacacacatacacacagacatttgttcagttttcgattctgagtcgatatgtatacatgaaggtgggtctacgacgtttttatacgaagttcatttttagagcaggattatagccttacctcagtgaggaaggcaaaatgacccttctgggtcaatgttgattggaaaagtacattaaatttcccataaaatgacatgttccaaatttttttacagtcgagtaacggaaaatgagagaatttttaaaacttttttagtgtttttttcgatgaaaaatacgttttttcggaattctgagtacgccatcaaatcgggcgtctaattttacataaaagttcctttgacaccaaatttctatctcatcaccgtttcagtctacaaattattgaaaaacacctcttttttcgcatgttcaaaaatggaaggggtcgtaccgcccatccgtcacgagatatcaacaaacggacctcggattcgtgatcagggacaaaagttaccccttaggacaaagtttcgcgcaaatcgaagaggggtcggggcaactgctgtgtgagttggcggagaattacccaaatataagAGCTATTTTTTGCGTATTCTTTCATTGATGTTCTATTCaaatctttttggaattttgtgagATAAAGAAActgtttttaaaatgcttgttaaaaaaaatttaaatgtttgaataaaAAGACATAAAGCTTTAATGGACTGAGTAGCGATTTAACaattgaattattcaaatttcGCTACATTTCACGGTATTTCTCAAATTTCATGGCCTGAGGCGAttttcacggattacgcggcttccgtgaaatcgcgaaaaattacTACCCCTAGtcatgaccaaattgaccatatttattttaaaaatgatcggTTTTAAGTCCGCCTTATTAGAACCTTTTgaaaggttattttttattttttgcatattttcagAACTTTTTGAGAACAATGTTTacaatgttacattttatacaaacaaaaatcactCTGTTACATAACTTACAAACGGTAAAGCACTTTTCgagtgcaaattcaattttacacatttacgttttgaaattcaattgcTTTCGACTCTATTTTCTTaggatcaaaaattttaataacatttggcaacactgcccgaTTATTTAAACATGCTTGTTTAATGGGAAATcaacatcttcaaaaaaaaaaactcagaatttaaaaatatacgacttaaaaatagttaaaaacacattaaaccgtcatgcattttttgacttttttttttcatttgataaaatattttttcaaataaaagctCTTGAAGAAGGGAAATAAGTCTCATTCTGATCTCCTTACGCTGAATATCAGTCTTATGCAATTTTCATATGATTTATCCCgtctatccagatttttaagcgaagatggaaTTACGAATggtgtcaaaatcacgcagtaataccaaaattacaaaaaaaaaagtgtgccatggcatgacatcCACACttcgggcgtgcaccattcgtaaTGCCATCTTCGCTCAAAAATCTGGTTATAggagaaatatacccattttaagcctaataagcggtcgtgtttgaatgatgctggataatctggagtgttccttgaaatttactaaaaccaagtacaccaacgagtagaacaACTTTATGTGaccatttctgtttattttcacttttcctaaaagttattctattcctttaacaagcatttaaaaaaatatttccaaaatgtattctaatcaaacgagaatgcattgggcaacgcccatttttctattttcagcttagtttttttttactttcagcgCTCTtctgggtctgcttagtgctgccaaaattgatgaaattttaagcgaacactcacgaaaagtagcatttatagagaaaacttcctggcatcactggctcactccaacaggcgcgctggtggtgttggtggccacccattattctttatttgccttcgcttctcgctcggttttcttcagccttcgattagaatgggtagtcaaaagtcaaacgtcaaaagactttgcgcgtttgtttttttgatggcgcttgctaattacaTGTTTCGGTGCAAAAAAACatgttgccgaaagttgggggcagttttgtattgaaagcgccgtgaaaaagtaagccaAATTGAAACgttgattttggcgatattcattaagcgtttgagggtttcTCGCGTGTTTCAATGTGTGtaccaacaaaatgatgagaaatggtctcgcaaaatagaaattaagatcaaaagtgcattaaatttggtggcataaatttgcgtgcttacttgaggcggtgctgttgctggtaagtttatagcctaaatagtatttttagagccttaatcgagcatcaaactctccatatgacgaagataggtgttcgATTGAaaatggtatatttcccctaagcaAAGTTGGGCTGTCTTAAGAGAGTTATATTCACTCACCTCCCGCGAGTTGACAATCACGCCGTTGTTCGATATCACCGTCTGCTTGGTGCTCTCGATGTCGTTCACGTCCACGCCCCGGCAGCAGTCGTCGATGAGGACGGTTCGGTAGCCGGCCGACAGCGCATCGATCGCCGTTGCACCTGGGGAATCGAAAAACACACAGAAAAATGAAATCTGATAAAAAGGCTAATTCAACCCACATTGCTATTGTTATCGAGTGGTGGAACCAGAAGCAAATTGAGTGGTTTTGCAATGCAATGTtgcaaaaatgcaattttcacgcCCACGCGATTTTATAGGAAGTTCTTAAAAGCTTCTGTACCGTCCGGAAGATAAAATGAACTGATAAAACAATGCGAAATGGAATCGTTGATTTCGTTACTGCTATTTGCAGTGGCCTATCAGATTAGTGGGGGCGGCTTAAAAGCACTGACTAGTAGGGCTAGCTATCGTCATAGTGCAATACAACACGAAAATGCAATTTCTACTCCCTGTCCTACAATTGAATGTCACCCTTAACTACACTTTTATTGGCTCCTTTTTATCTCTCGGTTTGCTCAACTAAACAAGTCGGACGCAGAGCTTTTATGAGTCCCGCGTGGAGCATTCCGATCCAGTGTACCAATGCAACAGTTTCCCACCGAACTAAAGACCGGAAAAAACGACGATAAGTCCGCATTGGTCCCCAGGGGGCGTGACGACGACTTACCGACACACACGTCGTACGCCAGCCCGCACACGTAAATGTCCGAGGAGCCCTTCATCCGCAGCTGGCCGCACAGCGTCGTGTCGGAGAGCTTCTTGTTGTCCCAAAACACCGAGTACGAGTCCACCTCGGGGTTCGTGCCCTTGTACACCTTGATGCCCTGGTCGACAATCTGCGGAAGGAGCAAGAACAAATTTGTAGAGCGATTTTCGCAAAGGTGCTTCTGATTACCTTAAGATCCTTGTGCAGCTCGGAACCCCACGAGTCCTGGACGCAGTGTCGGGGCCACAGCCGCTGCTTCATTGGGGGCGGACCGGCGAAGATGACCGTATCGTACACCTGGGCGTTGTCGGAGTTCAACTAGATGAATAGTCACAATTATTACGTGATCCCTGAACAACTAAACAAAAAAGCTAAACCTCACCGGACTGGTCGGATGGATCGGCCGCTGCTTGATGTTGTCGATGAAGGACACGTGATCGCTGGGGTGCCAATCGAGCGAGTAGAACACGGAATCGAACTCGACCGTATCCAGGAGCTTGTTTATCGGGTCAATCACCTTAAAGTGGAGAATCGGGGGAAAAAAAGAGTGAATAATTGCATCACGTGAAGCCACCGGCTGAAAAATGGAACATCTATTTTGATTGACAAATCTGCAGCCATAAATTAAAGCAACTTCCACGTGGGCCATTTatccgaactttttttttttttcgttggtagTTCTAACAAATGTTCCAGTGAAGCAATTGGGGCTCGGTGGAGCAGGCACGCGATGCTTGTCACGGCTAATAGTCAATTTTTGCCGACCAAGTGGATGGAGAATTATGATAAGCATTTGATTAACTTTGGTTGTTTCACTTTGATTCATGAGTATACACGGAAATAGCAGAGCGTTctgcacccaaaggaaaaatatatctcaaaatctgcaacattggatttgctgcagaaaatgtcatattttataacattttttgcagcaagcccgtagatcatttttgcccgcgtgtaaaaatttcagcggtCTGCAGTTcttaccaacacatataatgctggcccgtccccgagcaacactccaaagagaagcatatgttggtgctctttcactgacttttcatcaagcgtccatggcgcggtggtagcgtgtcggatcaataaccaagaagttggtgattcaatcctcgttctactaagttttttttttgtgaaatacaaccaaaaagccgtcggtgatgtcgataattgtcggtaacgggcaaaaatgtcatactcctatatcgcaaaaaatgcatgaggacagatttcatgcagattctgatatactttcatgccgccatacatcacaatcatgcgactgccagttgggtgtgggAATAACCTTTTTGTGCTTgttgcttaaaaaaattacctaaccATCTAAACCTCAACACAATTACAAGTACTTTCCAAAAGAAGTGTTCTTTCCGAAATCGTGCGGATttgtgaaaatgtattttttatatttttatttgcacttgtttttttttttttttgtttggataattttgataagtttgGGATAGAACAAACACAAAACAACACAAATAtaacaccgatttccaaatttgaagctttagAGTGCTCTGCAAACTGCGGTCCtcattcagactgtagtcccgattcgccacAGTTGATGTTGCAAAagcctt from Culex quinquefasciatus strain JHB chromosome 3, VPISU_Cqui_1.0_pri_paternal, whole genome shotgun sequence includes:
- the LOC6043573 gene encoding uncharacterized protein LOC6043573 isoform X3; this encodes MQPSDFSNEDFMSNPSLAMDACFTAFDKDGDDRLSLAEFTLICRALFRNDKGHIYVVPSNRLEEMFLVFDKNEDGYIDRDEFQFCWNQWIKTIVRPISAFLIVDVQNDFISGSLNISNCSAQQNGLEVIDPINKLLDTVEFDSVFYSLDWHPSDHVSFIDNIKQRPIHPTSPLNSDNAQVYDTVIFAGPPPMKQRLWPRHCVQDSWGSELHKDLKIVDQGIKVYKGTNPEVDSYSVFWDNKKLSDTTLCGQLRMKGSSDIYVCGLAYDVCVGATAIDALSAGYRTVLIDDCCRGVDVNDIESTKQTVISNNGVIVNSREVKAMVEGRDRRPELGYKLAMELKNADSDLSKNNACRRQNQQQQQQQQQQPQPDRPQ
- the LOC6043573 gene encoding nicotinamidase isoform X5 codes for the protein MSNPSLAMDACFTAFDKDGDDRLSLAEFTLICRALFRNDKGHIYVVPSNRLEEMFLVFDKNEDGYIDRDEFQFCWNQWIKTIVRPISAFLIVDVQNDFISGSLNISNCSAQQNGLEVIDPINKLLDTVEFDSVFYSLDWHPSDHVSFIDNIKQRPIHPTSPLNSDNAQVYDTVIFAGPPPMKQRLWPRHCVQDSWGSELHKDLKIVDQGIKVYKGTNPEVDSYSVFWDNKKLSDTTLCGQLRMKGSSDIYVCGLAYDVCVGATAIDALSAGYRTVLIDDCCRGVDVNDIESTKQTVISNNGVIVNSREVKAMVEGRDRRPELGYKLAMELKNADSDLSKNNACRRQNQQQQQQQQQQPQPDRPQ
- the LOC6043573 gene encoding uncharacterized protein LOC6043573 isoform X4, coding for MPSDFSNEDFMSNPSLAMDACFTAFDKDGDDRLSLAEFTLICRALFRNDKGHIYVVPSNRLEEMFLVFDKNEDGYIDRDEFQFCWNQWIKTIVRPISAFLIVDVQNDFISGSLNISNCSAQQNGLEVIDPINKLLDTVEFDSVFYSLDWHPSDHVSFIDNIKQRPIHPTSPLNSDNAQVYDTVIFAGPPPMKQRLWPRHCVQDSWGSELHKDLKIVDQGIKVYKGTNPEVDSYSVFWDNKKLSDTTLCGQLRMKGSSDIYVCGLAYDVCVGATAIDALSAGYRTVLIDDCCRGVDVNDIESTKQTVISNNGVIVNSREVKAMVEGRDRRPELGYKLAMELKNADSDLSKNNACRRQNQQQQQQQQQQPQPDRPQ